In Methanobrevibacter millerae, the genomic window ATATAACTTATTTCAGGACAGAACAATACACCAGCCAAAGACAAAGCGATAATAGTCAAATAGAGATATGCCCTATTTTCAATCTTGTCGTAAATACGAGACAATATCAATATTATCGCCAAAGCAATGATGAACCCCACAATAGTATCAGTCGGAAAGTGAACGCCTAATCCGACCCTTGAAAGAGCAACAATCAAAACTCCAACCAATCCAATAACTATATATTGAATATTCCTGACGTATATCGGAATTGCCAAAAACAGGTTGGTTGCCATCATCGTATGTCCGCTTGGAAGTGAATATCCCTGGATTTTAAAGTCAAGAGGATTTTGATCAGGTACATTGGCACGAATGCACTTGATTGTATCAACAGCAGCATATGGCCTTAAACGTGCAACGGTCACCTTGACAAATTCGCAGCACACACCAGCCACACCCAACGAAAGCAATGTGAATTTACCCCAATCCTTGTTGTATGCCAAATAGATTAAAATGAATAACAATGCAAGGACATTCTTAGTAATGACATCCGCTATAATTTCAAAAAATCCAAATACGAAACCTGGA contains:
- a CDS encoding phosphatase PAP2 family protein; the protein is MFETVFYFPWEVSLIIFLQSSLPGFVFGFFEIIADVITKNVLALLFILIYLAYNKDWGKFTLLSLGVAGVCCEFVKVTVARLRPYAAVDTIKCIRANVPDQNPLDFKIQGYSLPSGHTMMATNLFLAIPIYVRNIQYIVIGLVGVLIVALSRVGLGVHFPTDTIVGFIIALAIILILSRIYDKIENRAYLYLTIIALSLAGVLFCPEISYIKYVALALGISLGFLVEEKYVNFENPKSRRDAIVRIAGAVILFILLFVLIPKFAGNTDLVKCIVHSLCTFIMLAIYPLAFKKIDRDG